In Synechococcales cyanobacterium T60_A2020_003, one genomic interval encodes:
- the hetZ gene encoding heterocyst differentiation protein HetZ, giving the protein MVASSFECSKDYQDQSVYGVESTFELLFHEFKQHTPESEQRCRAVATRLASEVDRICAESSRIQSSGEVGNWSVTLARHRLKQCLKYYRLGSRQGRVELHSTLSAVVYRYVTIPKTQASYQARLTLIEDFLQGFYIEALNAFRRENALPTDYCPRSLLELAEYMAFTERYGKRRIPLPGRRSQQLIILRAQTFSHQQPPEAMVDMEQAAEGGGNDSDYSWNTPSVQQVREQMVSLEPEPSESDLRSSIIRELITYLEERQQDDCIDYFTLRLQDLPTHEIEELLNLSPRQRDYLQQRFKYHLIRFALSHHWELVHLWLEADLEQNLGLPPQKWQIFTEKLPRQQQEILHLRRQGLADSAIAQQVGMTPTQLQKQWTKILELAWEIRNSD; this is encoded by the coding sequence ATGGTGGCTTCAAGTTTTGAATGCTCGAAAGACTATCAGGATCAAAGTGTCTATGGCGTGGAATCCACGTTTGAGCTGTTATTCCATGAGTTTAAACAGCATACTCCCGAATCCGAGCAGCGATGCAGAGCCGTTGCCACTCGGTTAGCGTCAGAGGTTGATCGCATTTGCGCTGAAAGTTCGCGAATTCAATCCTCTGGCGAAGTTGGCAATTGGTCGGTCACGCTGGCTCGTCATCGCCTAAAGCAGTGCCTAAAATATTACCGCTTGGGGTCACGCCAAGGCCGGGTAGAACTCCACAGTACTCTTAGCGCCGTGGTATACCGCTATGTGACGATTCCGAAAACCCAAGCCAGCTACCAGGCACGACTCACGTTAATTGAAGATTTTCTCCAAGGATTTTATATTGAGGCGCTCAATGCCTTTCGTCGGGAAAATGCGTTACCGACCGACTACTGCCCGCGATCGCTCCTCGAATTAGCCGAATATATGGCCTTTACCGAGCGCTATGGCAAACGCCGGATTCCCCTCCCCGGACGCCGCAGCCAGCAGTTAATTATCCTGCGGGCACAAACCTTTTCCCATCAACAGCCTCCCGAAGCGATGGTGGATATGGAACAAGCGGCTGAAGGGGGTGGCAACGACAGTGACTATAGCTGGAATACGCCCTCGGTGCAGCAAGTGCGGGAGCAGATGGTGTCCTTAGAGCCGGAGCCGTCGGAGTCCGACCTCCGCAGCAGCATTATTCGGGAGTTAATTACTTACCTCGAAGAACGCCAGCAGGACGACTGTATCGACTATTTCACCCTGCGCTTGCAAGACTTGCCCACCCATGAGATCGAGGAACTTTTAAACCTCTCCCCGCGTCAGCGGGACTACCTCCAGCAGCGCTTTAAGTACCACCTCATCCGATTTGCCCTCTCCCACCATTGGGAATTGGTACACCTGTGGTTAGAAGCAGACTTAGAGCAAAATTTGGGGTTACCTCCCCAGAAGTGGCAGATTTTTACAGAGAAATTGCCCCGTCAGCAGCAAGAGATCCTACACTTGAGGCGACAAGGCTTAGCCGATAGTGCGATCGCCCAGCAGGTTGGAATGACCCCCACCCAACTGCAAAAGCAGTGGACGAAAATTCTTGAACTTGCGTGGGAAATCCGAAATAGTGATTAA
- a CDS encoding site-specific DNA-methyltransferase, whose translation MKKPRAPRNRTLTLSEGDRPRLRSRLLVPPDDQSWPFPLPNGTVCGDCLAIAPQLPPESVDLLVLDPPYNLNKDFNGLKFVKHTVDDYTQWLNQVITVLKPLLKPAASVYICGDWFSSISIFTVATQHFTVRNRITWEREKGRGSQRNWKNASEDIWFCTMSDDYVFNVDAVKLRRRVLAPYRDLNGTPKDWQPTENGNFRDTHPSNVWTDITIPFWSMPENTDHPTQKSEKLMAKLILASTNPGQQVFDPFLGSGTTSVVAKKLERRYFGIERDEEYCLLAERRLELADENSEIQGFVQRIFWERNTMSLRRRHTGN comes from the coding sequence ATGAAAAAGCCGCGTGCGCCCCGAAATCGTACGCTGACCCTTTCAGAGGGCGATCGCCCACGGTTGCGATCGCGCCTTCTGGTTCCTCCCGATGATCAAAGCTGGCCATTCCCCCTACCCAACGGTACAGTCTGCGGTGACTGCTTGGCGATCGCTCCCCAGCTTCCCCCAGAGTCCGTGGATCTCCTGGTGCTCGACCCGCCCTATAACCTGAACAAAGACTTTAATGGGCTAAAGTTTGTCAAACACACCGTAGATGATTACACCCAATGGCTGAATCAGGTCATCACAGTTCTCAAACCGCTCCTTAAACCCGCTGCTTCCGTCTATATCTGCGGGGATTGGTTTTCATCGATTTCCATTTTTACCGTTGCCACCCAACACTTTACCGTGCGTAATCGCATCACCTGGGAACGGGAAAAGGGACGGGGTTCCCAGCGCAACTGGAAGAATGCCAGCGAAGATATCTGGTTTTGCACGATGTCCGATGACTATGTGTTCAACGTGGATGCTGTGAAGCTGCGCCGTCGCGTGTTGGCTCCCTATCGCGATCTGAATGGCACACCGAAAGACTGGCAGCCAACGGAGAACGGCAATTTCCGAGACACCCATCCCTCTAACGTATGGACTGATATCACCATTCCCTTTTGGTCGATGCCCGAAAACACTGACCACCCGACCCAAAAAAGTGAAAAGCTAATGGCTAAGCTCATCCTGGCCAGTACAAACCCTGGGCAGCAAGTGTTCGATCCATTTCTAGGGAGCGGGACAACGTCCGTGGTTGCCAAAAAGCTGGAACGCCGCTATTTCGGCATTGAACGGGATGAGGAATACTGCCTCCTCGCTGAACGCAGACTGGAATTAGCAGACGAAAACTCGGAAATTCAAGGCTTTGTCCAACGCATCTTTTGGGAACGAAACACGATGTCCCTACGGCGGCGGCACACTGGAAATTAG
- a CDS encoding phosphoribosylglycinamide formyltransferase, which produces MKARSDSSLVSETPSALVSPTIQFTPDFNAPPLKLGILASGSGSNFETIAQAIAQKNLNAQIQVMIYNNPGAKAAERADRLKIPSVLLNHRGWTDREAFDATIVETLQQYEVEWVVMAGWMRRVTQTLIDAFPRRMLNIHPSLLPSFPGVRGVEQALEAGVRVTGCTVHYVELKVDSGPIIIQAVVPVLPNDDPASLHARIQVQEHYIYPRAIALATGQGIIAD; this is translated from the coding sequence ATGAAGGCCCGTTCTGATTCTTCCCTCGTTTCAGAGACTCCGTCAGCGCTGGTATCCCCCACCATTCAGTTCACCCCCGATTTCAATGCGCCGCCGCTGAAATTAGGGATTTTGGCGTCTGGCAGTGGCAGCAACTTTGAGACCATTGCCCAGGCGATCGCCCAAAAGAACTTGAATGCTCAAATTCAGGTCATGATCTACAACAATCCGGGGGCAAAGGCTGCGGAACGGGCGGATCGCCTCAAGATTCCCTCAGTGTTGCTCAACCACCGAGGATGGACGGATCGGGAAGCATTTGACGCCACCATTGTGGAAACCTTGCAGCAGTACGAGGTGGAATGGGTGGTGATGGCGGGCTGGATGCGCCGCGTCACCCAGACGTTGATTGATGCCTTTCCCAGACGAATGCTCAATATTCATCCGAGCTTGCTCCCTAGCTTTCCCGGCGTGCGGGGGGTGGAACAAGCGTTGGAGGCAGGCGTGCGCGTTACGGGATGTACGGTACACTATGTCGAACTGAAAGTGGACAGCGGCCCGATCATTATTCAAGCGGTGGTTCCGGTGTTGCCCAATGACGATCCCGCCTCCCTCCATGCCCGGATCCAGGTGCAGGAGCACTACATCTATCCGCGGGCGATCGCCCTTGCAACCGGACAGGGCATCATTGCTGACTAG
- a CDS encoding DUF1049 domain-containing protein, which yields MPLLIILALAIALLAVLFALQNKAIVTISFFIWTFNQPLAVVILSTLGIGVLVGLLVSVPAILRRNWRISRQVTQINSLESQIQTHQTEVSAIAAAHQQELDRTRQSHQALLSALSIVEPQTGLLSHTTAAQAASYLLQQSVQKPELQSVCAYVIEQNELQETTVPQDQILRQGILRAIATRLQACATPTSWLHSDGSGRLICLTPGLNPKSALDYGEKMRAALSDTPLTLENGATLPSNISIGGAIAESAEHLEGSQLIDQAVQALQNAKQRGQNRFRLEQVTR from the coding sequence ATGCCACTGTTGATTATTCTGGCACTGGCGATCGCCCTCCTCGCCGTGTTGTTTGCCTTGCAAAACAAGGCGATTGTAACCATTAGCTTCTTTATCTGGACATTTAACCAACCCTTAGCGGTCGTAATTCTATCGACATTGGGCATTGGCGTTCTCGTTGGATTATTGGTATCAGTTCCGGCCATTCTGCGGCGAAATTGGCGCATTTCTCGCCAAGTCACCCAAATTAATTCACTAGAGAGCCAGATTCAAACGCACCAAACGGAAGTGAGTGCGATCGCCGCTGCCCACCAGCAAGAGTTAGACCGTACCCGCCAAAGCCATCAGGCGCTGCTTTCGGCGCTGTCGATCGTCGAACCCCAAACGGGATTACTGAGTCACACCACTGCTGCCCAAGCCGCATCCTACCTACTCCAGCAAAGCGTGCAAAAGCCGGAGCTTCAGTCCGTTTGTGCCTATGTGATTGAGCAAAACGAACTCCAGGAAACGACGGTTCCCCAAGATCAGATCCTGCGTCAAGGCATTTTACGGGCGATCGCAACCCGCCTCCAAGCCTGCGCTACTCCCACAAGCTGGCTCCATTCGGATGGCTCCGGTCGCCTGATCTGCCTGACCCCCGGACTCAATCCCAAGTCTGCCCTAGACTATGGCGAAAAAATGCGGGCAGCGCTGTCCGATACGCCCCTCACCCTGGAGAATGGTGCTACCCTGCCCTCCAATATCAGCATTGGTGGGGCGATCGCCGAGTCTGCGGAACATTTAGAGGGTTCTCAACTGATCGACCAAGCGGTTCAGGCGCTCCAAAACGCTAAACAGCGGGGACAAAACCGCTTTCGCCTAGAACAAGTAACCCGCTAG
- a CDS encoding 1-deoxy-D-xylulose-5-phosphate reductoisomerase: MKPITLLGSTGSIGTQTLDILAQYPDQFRLVGLAARRNVDLMAAQIRQFKPEIVAICDASKLADLKAAIADVDPQPIILAGEKGVVEVARYGDAEAVVTGIVGCAGLLPTIAAIEAGKDIALANKETLIAGGPVVLPLIQKHGVKLLPADSEHSAIFQCLQGVPDGGLRRIILTASGGAFRDRPVETLASVTVADALKHPNWSMGPKITIDSATLMNKGLEVIEAHFLFGMDYDGIDIVIHPQSIIHSLIELQDTSVLAQLGWPDMRLPLLYALSYPERIYTDWEPLDLVKAGNLTFREPDHQKYPCMQLAYAAGRAGGSMPAVLNAANEQAVALFIDEQIQFLDIPKVIETVCDRHQSGNRSTPTLDDILHADQWARQEAIAVSQTLSSASVVSVR, encoded by the coding sequence GTGAAACCGATTACTCTTCTTGGCTCAACTGGCTCGATTGGCACCCAAACCCTGGATATTCTGGCGCAGTACCCTGACCAGTTTCGGCTTGTAGGGTTGGCAGCGCGGCGAAATGTAGACTTGATGGCTGCCCAAATTCGCCAGTTCAAACCGGAGATTGTCGCCATTTGCGATGCGTCAAAGCTGGCTGACCTCAAAGCGGCGATCGCCGATGTTGATCCCCAACCGATCATCCTAGCCGGGGAAAAAGGGGTGGTTGAGGTGGCTCGCTATGGCGATGCCGAAGCGGTCGTCACCGGGATCGTCGGGTGTGCGGGACTATTGCCCACGATCGCAGCAATTGAAGCGGGTAAAGATATTGCCCTTGCCAATAAGGAAACATTGATTGCAGGGGGGCCAGTGGTGCTGCCGCTGATCCAAAAGCACGGGGTGAAGTTGTTACCCGCCGATTCGGAACATTCCGCCATTTTCCAGTGCTTACAAGGGGTGCCCGATGGGGGACTGCGCCGAATTATTTTGACCGCCTCCGGTGGCGCATTTCGCGATCGCCCCGTGGAAACCTTGGCGAGCGTGACCGTTGCCGACGCTCTGAAGCATCCCAACTGGTCGATGGGGCCTAAGATTACGATTGACTCTGCTACCCTCATGAATAAGGGACTCGAAGTGATCGAAGCCCACTTCCTGTTCGGCATGGACTACGACGGTATTGATATCGTGATCCATCCCCAAAGCATTATCCATTCACTGATTGAACTTCAGGATACGTCCGTCCTGGCGCAACTGGGATGGCCGGATATGCGGCTACCGCTGCTGTATGCGCTGTCCTACCCAGAGCGAATCTACACCGACTGGGAACCGCTTGATTTGGTCAAGGCCGGGAATCTGACCTTCCGGGAACCGGATCATCAAAAATATCCCTGTATGCAGTTGGCCTACGCCGCGGGTCGGGCCGGAGGGTCTATGCCGGCGGTGCTGAACGCGGCGAATGAACAAGCGGTGGCGCTTTTTATTGACGAACAGATTCAGTTCTTGGATATCCCCAAAGTGATTGAAACCGTGTGCGATCGCCATCAATCTGGTAACCGCAGCACTCCAACCTTGGATGACATTTTGCACGCGGATCAATGGGCACGCCAAGAGGCGATCGCCGTGAGTCAAACATTATCCTCCGCCTCCGTCGTCAGCGTTCGATAA
- the sds gene encoding solanesyl diphosphate synthase yields MTSALSLFSPVEDDLCLMTENLKQLVGARHPILYAAAEHLFSAEGKRIRPAIVLLLTRAIAPGQDPTPRHRRLAEITEMIHTASLVHDDVVDESETRRGIPTVHSSFGNRVAVLAGDFLFAQSSWYLANLDNLDVVKLLSQVIMDLAEGEIRQGLNRFDTSLSIDAYLEKSYYKTASLIANSAKAAGVLSEVPSEMAEQFYRYGRYLGLAFQIVDDILDFTSSGDTLGKPACSDLKAGHLTAPALYAMEEEPYLETLIEREFAQEGDLEQAIALIRNSRGIQRARDLASHHAQAAAQELVNLPPSDSLHTLVSLSDYVLRRLY; encoded by the coding sequence ATGACCTCAGCGCTTTCCCTCTTTTCCCCGGTTGAGGATGATCTCTGCCTCATGACAGAGAACCTAAAGCAACTGGTTGGAGCCCGACACCCTATCCTGTACGCAGCAGCGGAGCATCTGTTTAGCGCTGAGGGCAAACGCATTCGACCTGCAATTGTTCTACTCTTGACACGGGCGATCGCCCCTGGTCAAGACCCGACCCCCCGCCACCGACGACTGGCCGAAATCACAGAAATGATCCACACCGCCAGTCTCGTCCATGATGACGTGGTGGATGAGTCAGAAACGCGACGAGGCATCCCCACCGTTCACAGTAGCTTTGGGAATCGGGTTGCGGTACTAGCGGGTGATTTCCTGTTCGCCCAGTCCTCCTGGTACTTGGCAAATTTAGACAATTTAGACGTGGTCAAGCTGCTCTCCCAGGTGATCATGGATTTGGCAGAAGGGGAAATTCGTCAAGGACTCAACCGCTTCGATACGTCGCTCTCCATCGATGCGTACCTCGAAAAAAGCTACTACAAAACCGCTTCCCTAATCGCGAACAGTGCAAAAGCGGCGGGGGTGCTGAGCGAGGTTCCCAGCGAAATGGCCGAGCAGTTCTATCGCTACGGTCGCTACCTTGGCCTAGCCTTCCAGATCGTGGACGATATTCTCGACTTCACAAGCTCTGGTGATACCCTCGGTAAGCCCGCCTGCTCAGACCTTAAAGCAGGACACCTGACCGCTCCGGCTCTCTATGCCATGGAAGAGGAACCCTATCTCGAAACGCTGATTGAACGCGAGTTTGCCCAAGAGGGAGATTTAGAGCAGGCGATCGCCCTCATTCGCAATAGCCGAGGGATTCAGCGTGCCCGCGATCTGGCTTCTCACCACGCCCAGGCCGCAGCTCAGGAATTGGTAAACTTGCCCCCTTCGGACTCACTTCATACCCTGGTCAGCCTGTCAGATTACGTTCTACGGCGGCTGTACTAA
- a CDS encoding CRR6 family NdhI maturation factor, producing the protein MTTPIYLDAHCIHALDLSPAKSVIEPMLNAGNIGASEQSVAFSIDYPREPNDPREISEIPEVRLWFVRLDAVYPWFPFVLDWGTELSRYTAMLVPHQFSRSDGIQYNPEALELFVMHKIFIILDWLKQGGLEGRSKVKALALTLGYELDDAFFDLVE; encoded by the coding sequence ATGACTACTCCGATCTATCTGGACGCTCACTGTATCCACGCCCTTGATCTTTCCCCTGCCAAGTCTGTGATTGAGCCGATGCTAAATGCCGGGAATATTGGAGCCTCCGAACAATCCGTGGCGTTCAGCATTGACTATCCGCGGGAACCCAATGATCCCCGCGAGATTTCAGAAATTCCAGAGGTCAGACTGTGGTTTGTGCGGTTGGATGCCGTTTATCCGTGGTTTCCCTTCGTCTTGGATTGGGGCACCGAGTTAAGCCGCTATACCGCCATGCTGGTTCCCCATCAGTTCAGCCGTTCTGACGGGATTCAGTACAATCCTGAAGCGCTGGAACTGTTCGTTATGCACAAGATTTTCATCATCCTCGACTGGCTAAAGCAGGGAGGACTTGAAGGGCGTTCTAAGGTAAAAGCCTTGGCGCTGACCCTAGGATACGAACTCGATGACGCATTTTTCGATTTGGTGGAGTAA
- a CDS encoding TenA family transcriptional regulator, whose product MTLTGQQLLEKHPQAWQAATVHPFLTQCKTGEISPSQFNTWLVQDYLFVIDFTKLLARVIAIAPPVHMDVLLGGMIALKDELLWFQAKAQERDLTLDVPKQATCQEYCAMMARLADTPYAVQSTALWAIELAYNQGWQNPGTMTPPYDEFANRWGNRDFTAYVGLLEQQANEALAMESEDVQHQAEQVFLDIARLETDFWQMAYSATAGENCP is encoded by the coding sequence ATGACCCTAACCGGACAACAGCTTTTAGAAAAACATCCCCAAGCATGGCAAGCGGCAACGGTGCATCCGTTTCTAACGCAGTGCAAAACGGGGGAGATTTCGCCAAGTCAGTTCAATACCTGGCTGGTTCAGGATTACCTATTCGTGATTGATTTCACCAAACTGCTGGCGCGGGTGATTGCGATCGCCCCTCCGGTTCACATGGACGTGCTGTTGGGGGGCATGATTGCCCTTAAGGACGAACTGCTGTGGTTTCAGGCCAAAGCCCAGGAACGGGATTTAACGCTCGATGTTCCGAAACAGGCGACCTGTCAGGAGTACTGCGCCATGATGGCTCGTCTAGCAGACACGCCCTACGCCGTGCAATCCACGGCATTATGGGCGATTGAGTTAGCCTACAACCAGGGATGGCAAAATCCTGGCACGATGACACCGCCCTATGATGAGTTTGCCAACCGCTGGGGCAATCGGGACTTTACGGCCTATGTCGGTTTATTGGAACAACAGGCTAATGAGGCTTTGGCTATGGAATCGGAGGATGTGCAGCACCAAGCCGAGCAGGTATTTCTAGACATCGCCCGCCTAGAAACCGATTTTTGGCAAATGGCTTATAGCGCCACTGCAGGCGAGAACTGTCCTTAG
- a CDS encoding SpoIIE family protein phosphatase, translated as MVQGDNQKPHLMVVDDEVDNLALLYRTFRRDFQVHKAESAREALEILDREGEMAVIISDQRMPGMSGIEFLGQTLERFPDTIRMVLTGYTDVHDLVDAINNGKVFKYITKPWDARDLLPMVQQAAETYRAVKQRTSELNRALRRESMFNAVMTAIRESLDYDSMLQTVVETMGRTFAADACIVYPLELVSSHASSDLTQSDSPLPFVDAHAYWSESVLGIEALQAEMMIPPQAVLESVGDRQFRQVQYFSGDQSYHHLILPLVTQQQPLAVISLYKSTDAGWRPEDIEVLESVSEQVALAIAQARLYQQVQSQKEQMRAELEVARQIQSNLLRQRLPKLDTARIQACCHPAREVGGDFFEVFQHPQGDVWLAVGDVSGKGVPAALFMASAISVLRRELSQEKPPEPNIILQNLNRSLLDDLVRTNCFITMVLAQYTPATQQLTYANAGHLYPLVWHHPNVIAQAQEGSIGPRYLKTRGVPIGILPEWMAKSEQISLQTGEVFLLTSDGITEAVMNTSDPENNNPSQGRAMLHQSGLWQLVVRQGGTLDLAQILADIQAQNPVQEDDQTILSLEVL; from the coding sequence ATGGTTCAAGGCGACAACCAGAAACCACACTTGATGGTCGTTGACGATGAGGTTGATAACCTCGCACTGCTATACCGCACGTTTCGCCGCGATTTTCAGGTACACAAGGCGGAAAGTGCTCGTGAAGCGCTAGAAATTCTGGATCGGGAAGGCGAGATGGCTGTGATCATCTCTGACCAGCGGATGCCCGGAATGAGCGGGATTGAGTTTCTCGGTCAAACGCTGGAACGCTTCCCCGATACGATTCGGATGGTGCTGACGGGTTATACCGACGTTCACGATTTAGTCGATGCCATCAACAACGGCAAAGTCTTCAAGTACATCACCAAACCTTGGGATGCTCGTGACCTGCTGCCGATGGTGCAGCAGGCCGCCGAAACCTATCGAGCGGTGAAGCAGCGGACTAGCGAACTGAATCGAGCACTGCGCCGAGAATCCATGTTTAATGCAGTCATGACTGCCATTCGAGAATCGCTGGATTATGACAGCATGCTGCAAACGGTGGTCGAGACCATGGGCCGGACATTTGCAGCGGATGCTTGTATTGTCTATCCGTTAGAGTTGGTATCTTCCCATGCTTCCTCTGATCTAACGCAATCTGATTCACCACTGCCCTTTGTAGATGCCCATGCATACTGGTCGGAGTCCGTTCTGGGAATAGAAGCCCTACAGGCAGAAATGATGATTCCCCCCCAAGCGGTACTGGAGTCCGTGGGCGATCGCCAGTTTCGGCAGGTTCAATACTTCAGCGGTGACCAGTCCTATCATCACCTGATTTTGCCGTTGGTGACTCAGCAGCAGCCGTTAGCGGTGATTTCGCTGTACAAATCGACGGATGCAGGCTGGCGACCGGAGGATATTGAAGTCCTAGAAAGCGTGTCTGAACAGGTGGCATTGGCGATCGCCCAGGCCAGACTCTACCAGCAAGTCCAAAGCCAAAAAGAGCAAATGCGTGCCGAGTTAGAAGTGGCTCGCCAAATTCAAAGCAATCTGCTCCGCCAACGCCTTCCCAAACTTGACACGGCTCGCATTCAAGCCTGTTGTCATCCGGCTCGGGAGGTCGGAGGGGATTTCTTCGAGGTCTTTCAACATCCGCAGGGAGATGTGTGGTTAGCGGTTGGGGATGTATCGGGTAAAGGGGTTCCAGCCGCACTCTTTATGGCAAGCGCCATTTCGGTGTTGCGTCGCGAACTATCGCAGGAAAAGCCGCCAGAACCAAACATTATTCTCCAAAACCTGAATCGCAGTTTGCTGGATGACCTAGTGCGTACCAACTGCTTCATTACGATGGTGCTTGCTCAGTACACTCCTGCAACTCAGCAACTGACCTACGCCAACGCCGGACATCTGTATCCCCTGGTTTGGCATCATCCAAACGTCATTGCTCAAGCCCAGGAGGGATCGATAGGGCCACGCTATCTCAAAACTAGGGGTGTACCGATCGGGATTTTGCCAGAGTGGATGGCCAAATCTGAGCAGATTTCGCTTCAGACGGGCGAGGTGTTTCTCCTGACGAGTGATGGCATTACTGAAGCGGTAATGAACACCTCTGATCCTGAAAATAACAATCCCAGCCAAGGACGAGCAATGCTTCACCAATCTGGACTGTGGCAACTTGTCGTTCGGCAAGGAGGGACACTGGATTTGGCTCAAATCCTAGCGGATATCCAAGCCCAAAATCCGGTACAGGAAGATGATCAAACCATTCTTTCCCTGGAGGTGCTGTGA
- a CDS encoding XisI protein, translating to MDHPLSYADILKQTVQAATVNQPRLQSIKLYPVCDTDSGHFLILATGWDKQRWMDAILFHARLVENQVIIEDDNLEEGLTPTLIAAGIKREDITTTSKPAIVS from the coding sequence ATGGATCACCCACTAAGCTACGCGGACATTCTCAAGCAAACGGTACAGGCAGCAACCGTTAACCAACCTCGACTTCAATCGATCAAGCTCTATCCTGTCTGCGATACGGATTCTGGTCACTTTCTCATTCTGGCTACGGGCTGGGATAAACAGCGATGGATGGATGCCATTCTGTTTCATGCCCGTCTGGTCGAGAACCAGGTCATTATCGAAGACGATAACCTTGAGGAAGGACTGACCCCAACCCTGATTGCCGCAGGGATCAAACGAGAAGACATTACAACCACCTCAAAGCCAGCAATCGTATCCTAA
- a CDS encoding DUF948 domain-containing protein — MIDPVFWLGLSILLVAVSLTALLSVAIPAFRELGRASRSAEKLFDTLSRELPPTLEAIRLTSMEITELTDDVSEGVQNVGQVTQKVNDGVSGVTNQVKQAGVTTRSVFVGMKAAWKTFNRSDHLSEDYDDESYAVGQLPVAEEQELDLEYLTQEEQVTAYEDVPSSKARSLKEEDLSR, encoded by the coding sequence GTGATTGATCCAGTTTTTTGGTTAGGATTATCCATTTTGCTTGTTGCCGTGAGCCTCACGGCACTCCTGTCTGTGGCGATTCCGGCGTTTAGGGAGTTAGGACGGGCATCGCGCAGTGCGGAAAAGCTGTTTGATACGCTGAGTCGTGAGCTTCCCCCAACCCTGGAGGCCATTCGCCTAACCAGTATGGAAATTACGGAACTCACGGATGATGTCAGTGAAGGGGTACAGAACGTGGGTCAAGTCACCCAAAAAGTAAACGATGGCGTGAGCGGCGTTACAAATCAAGTAAAGCAGGCTGGGGTCACCACTCGCAGCGTTTTTGTGGGTATGAAAGCGGCCTGGAAAACCTTCAACCGTTCAGACCATCTCTCGGAGGATTATGACGACGAATCCTATGCCGTTGGCCAACTGCCTGTGGCGGAAGAGCAGGAGCTTGACCTTGAATACCTGACTCAAGAGGAGCAAGTCACTGCCTACGAAGACGTCCCTTCGTCTAAGGCGCGATCGCTTAAAGAGGAAGATTTATCTCGCTAA
- a CDS encoding anti-sigma regulatory factor, with translation MKSELHVPSDLRFLTIVENWLLGALEVELGDRIDWPRQANRLRLVLAEAYSNVVRHAHKDQPNLPVLIRLELQDRDLMVEIWDHGQGYDLSTYLPPSPDNEKDGGYGWLILNRLMDRVEYRLQVNGQNCLTLVTTLPEQEPDPQPKD, from the coding sequence ATGAAGAGCGAACTTCACGTTCCCAGCGACTTACGGTTTTTAACCATTGTCGAAAACTGGCTCTTGGGCGCTCTAGAAGTAGAATTGGGCGATCGCATTGATTGGCCTCGCCAAGCTAATCGTCTCCGTCTGGTTTTGGCAGAAGCCTACTCCAACGTGGTACGCCATGCCCACAAGGATCAGCCAAACCTACCAGTCCTGATTCGTTTAGAGTTACAGGATCGAGATTTGATGGTCGAGATTTGGGATCATGGTCAGGGGTACGATCTCTCGACGTATCTCCCGCCATCGCCGGATAACGAAAAGGATGGCGGATACGGATGGCTGATTCTGAATCGCCTGATGGATCGGGTGGAATACCGTCTCCAAGTCAACGGCCAAAACTGTCTGACCCTGGTCACAACGCTTCCTGAGCAAGAACCGGATCCCCAGCCAAAAGATTAA
- a CDS encoding YtxH domain-containing protein yields the protein MSERRSGGTGAFLGGLVLGAAAGAVAGLLLAPRTGRETRRLLRKSADALPELAEDLSTTVQFQADRLSESALKNWDGTLTRLRDAIAAGVEASQKERQKFHKDTVSSTDSPSSVRDPSTP from the coding sequence ATGTCAGAACGGCGCTCAGGGGGAACAGGAGCCTTTTTAGGAGGATTAGTATTGGGTGCAGCCGCCGGGGCGGTGGCGGGGTTACTCCTTGCACCCAGAACTGGGCGTGAGACACGACGACTCTTGCGAAAGTCCGCAGATGCCCTGCCTGAATTAGCAGAAGATTTGTCTACGACGGTTCAGTTCCAAGCCGATCGGCTCTCGGAGTCAGCGCTAAAGAACTGGGATGGAACCTTAACGCGGTTGCGAGACGCGATCGCCGCTGGGGTAGAAGCCAGCCAAAAGGAACGTCAAAAATTTCATAAAGATACGGTTTCGTCCACCGATTCTCCATCATCCGTTCGGGATCCCAGCACACCATAG